In Sodalis ligni, a single genomic region encodes these proteins:
- a CDS encoding 2-dehydro-3-deoxygalactonokinase produces the protein MSKSYIAIDWGSTNLRAWLYLDGVLADTRQSEAGVTRLNGRTPQQVFQEVTAPWRRHGVPVIMAGMVGSNAGWISVPYLPCPTDLASLAGRLTRVEQAAPQSAWIIPGISIVSDSNCNVMRGEETQLLGAYRTQPSSLYLMPGTHSKWVRLENGVINDFRTVMTGELHHLLIKQSLIGVGLSEQQPNPAVFRQGMEQGFNQSNILRCLFEIRAAHVLGQLDKSAVSEWLSGLLIGNEVAQMRRDWGIAKGETVTVIGNPQLAARYQQALEYADLHHRLLDGDETFQAGIRSILNELDQ, from the coding sequence CCGGCAGTCGGAAGCCGGCGTGACCAGGCTGAACGGCCGTACGCCGCAGCAGGTATTTCAAGAGGTGACGGCGCCGTGGCGCCGGCACGGGGTGCCGGTGATCATGGCCGGTATGGTAGGCAGCAACGCCGGCTGGATTTCGGTACCTTATTTACCCTGTCCCACGGACCTCGCCTCACTGGCGGGCCGCCTCACCCGCGTTGAACAGGCGGCCCCGCAGTCGGCCTGGATTATTCCCGGCATCAGTATTGTCAGCGATAGCAACTGCAATGTCATGCGCGGAGAAGAGACCCAACTGCTGGGGGCCTACCGCACCCAGCCTTCGTCCCTGTACCTGATGCCCGGCACCCACTCCAAATGGGTACGCCTGGAAAACGGCGTTATCAACGATTTTCGCACAGTGATGACCGGCGAATTGCACCACCTTCTCATCAAGCAGTCGCTCATCGGCGTCGGGTTATCTGAACAGCAGCCGAATCCGGCGGTTTTCCGGCAGGGGATGGAGCAGGGCTTTAACCAAAGCAATATCCTGCGCTGCCTGTTTGAAATCCGCGCCGCCCACGTGCTGGGCCAACTGGATAAAAGCGCGGTGAGCGAATGGCTCTCCGGACTGCTCATCGGCAATGAAGTGGCGCAAATGCGGCGGGACTGGGGTATCGCCAAAGGCGAAACGGTGACGGTTATCGGCAATCCGCAGCTTGCCGCCCGCTATCAGCAGGCATTGGAGTATGCCGATCTTCATCACAGGTTGCTGGACGGCGACGAGACCTTTCAAGCTGGAATAAGGAGCATATTAAATGAGCTGGACCAATAG
- a CDS encoding 2-dehydro-3-deoxy-6-phosphogalactonate aldolase: MSWTNRLPLIAILRGITPEEVLEHVEVLLDAGFEAVEIPLNSPDWQESIGKTVKAYGQRALIGAGTVLKPGQVDILAALGCKLLVTPNINAEIIHRAVGYGMEVCPGCATATEAFTALDAGAQALKIFPSVAFGPDYIKALKAVLPPDVPVFAVGGVSPENLHLYLKAGCIGAGLGSDLYRAGQPVSRTAQQAKAFVRAYKEALAQH, encoded by the coding sequence ATGAGCTGGACCAATAGATTACCCTTGATTGCCATTTTGCGCGGCATCACTCCGGAGGAAGTGCTGGAGCACGTTGAGGTATTGCTGGATGCGGGTTTTGAGGCGGTGGAAATCCCGCTGAATTCCCCGGACTGGCAAGAAAGCATAGGCAAGACGGTAAAAGCCTACGGCCAGCGGGCATTAATCGGCGCCGGCACGGTGCTTAAACCGGGGCAGGTGGATATCCTGGCGGCATTGGGCTGCAAGCTGCTGGTGACGCCTAATATCAATGCTGAAATTATTCACCGGGCCGTAGGCTACGGCATGGAAGTCTGCCCCGGCTGCGCCACCGCCACGGAGGCGTTCACCGCGCTGGACGCAGGCGCCCAGGCGTTGAAAATATTCCCCTCGGTAGCGTTCGGGCCGGATTATATCAAGGCCCTCAAGGCGGTATTGCCTCCGGATGTTCCGGTATTCGCCGTAGGCGGCGTATCGCCGGAAAATCTCCATCTCTATCTCAAGGCCGGCTGCATCGGCGCCGGTTTGGGCAGCGATTTGTACCGCGCCGGCCAGCCGGTCAGCCGAACCGCCCAGCAGGCAAAAGCCTTTGTCCGCGCCTATAAAGAGGCGCTGGCGCAACACTAA
- the dgoD gene encoding galactonate dehydratase encodes MKVTKLTTYRLPPRWMFLKVETDEGITGWGEPVIEGRARTVEAAVHELSEYVIGQDPARINDIWSTLYRGGFYRGGPILMSAIAGIDQALWDIKGKALGVPVYQLPGGLGRDKIKAYSWVGGDRPADVIAGMKKLTEIGFDTFKLNGCEEMGLIDNSRKIDAAVAVAAQVREAMGNAIEFGLDFHGRVNAPMAKLLIKELEPYRPLFIEEPVLAEQAEYYPRLAAQTAIPIAAGERMFSRYEFKRVLANGGLAIAQPDLSHAGGITECLKIASMAEAYDVALAPHCPLGPIALASCLHVDFVSYNAVLQEQSMGIHYNQGAELLDYVINKDDFKMTDGYFYPLTKPGLGVEINEELVIERSKNAGDWRNPVWRYPDGAVAEW; translated from the coding sequence ATGAAAGTGACAAAGCTGACCACCTACCGTCTACCGCCGCGCTGGATGTTTCTCAAAGTGGAAACCGACGAAGGGATCACCGGCTGGGGCGAGCCGGTGATCGAAGGCCGCGCGCGCACGGTGGAAGCAGCGGTACATGAACTTTCCGAATACGTAATCGGCCAGGATCCCGCGCGCATCAATGATATCTGGTCAACCCTCTATCGCGGCGGTTTTTATCGTGGCGGCCCAATCCTGATGAGCGCCATCGCCGGTATCGATCAGGCGCTGTGGGATATCAAAGGCAAAGCGCTGGGGGTACCGGTGTACCAACTGCCGGGCGGGCTGGGGCGGGATAAGATCAAAGCATACAGCTGGGTAGGGGGAGACCGCCCCGCCGATGTTATCGCCGGCATGAAAAAACTCACCGAGATCGGCTTTGATACCTTTAAGCTCAACGGCTGCGAAGAGATGGGCCTCATCGATAATTCACGCAAAATCGACGCCGCGGTAGCGGTGGCGGCCCAGGTGCGTGAAGCCATGGGCAACGCCATCGAGTTCGGGCTGGATTTCCACGGCCGGGTAAATGCGCCCATGGCAAAGCTGCTGATTAAGGAGCTGGAACCCTATCGTCCGCTGTTTATCGAAGAACCGGTACTGGCGGAGCAGGCGGAATACTACCCGCGCCTGGCGGCGCAAACCGCCATCCCCATCGCCGCCGGCGAACGCATGTTCTCCCGTTACGAATTCAAACGCGTTCTGGCCAACGGCGGCCTGGCCATTGCCCAGCCGGATCTCTCCCACGCCGGCGGCATTACCGAATGCCTGAAAATCGCCTCCATGGCAGAAGCCTATGACGTAGCTCTGGCGCCACACTGCCCGCTGGGTCCCATTGCGCTGGCGTCCTGCCTGCACGTTGACTTTGTTTCCTATAACGCGGTATTGCAGGAACAAAGCATGGGCATTCATTATAACCAGGGGGCAGAGCTGCTGGATTACGTTATTAACAAAGACGATTTTAAAATGACGGACGGTTATTTTTATCCGTTAACCAAACCCGGACTGGGTGTGGAAATCAATGAAGAACTCGTTATTGAGCGCAGCAAAAATGCCGGCGACTGGCGTAACCCGGTATGGCGCTATCCTGACGGCGCGGTGGCGGAATGGTAA